The following are encoded together in the Cololabis saira isolate AMF1-May2022 chromosome 5, fColSai1.1, whole genome shotgun sequence genome:
- the LOC133444365 gene encoding ubiquitin-conjugating enzyme E2 H isoform X1, with translation MSSPSPGKRRMDTDVVKLIESKHEVTILSGLNEFVVKFHGPPGTPYEEGVWKVRVDLPDKYPFKSPSIGFMNKIFHPNIDEASGTVCLDVINQTWTALYDLTNIFESFLPQLLAYPNPIDPLNGDAAAMYLHRPEDYKHKIKEYIQKYATEEALKEQEERRGDSSSESSMSDFSEDEAQDMEL, from the exons CATTGAGAGCAAGCATGAGGTCACTATCTTAAGTGGGCTCAACGAGTTTGTGGTCAAGTTTCACGGACCACCTGGAA caCCATATGAAGAAGGTGTGTGGAAGGTTCGGGTGGATCTACCAGATAAATACCCTTTCAAATCACCATCAATAG gatTCATGAATAAAATCTTTCATCCTAACATTGATGAAGC GTCAGGAACTGTGTGTTTAGACGTCATTAACCAGACATGGACAGCTCTGTATG ACCTCACCAACATCTTTGAGtcgttcctccctcagctgctTGCCTACCCCAACCCCATCGATCCTCTGAACGGGGATGCCGCCGCCATGTACCTGCACCGGCCAGAGGACTATAAACACAAGATCAAAG AGTACATACAGAAGTATGCCACAGAGGAGGCTCtaaaggagcaggaggagcgcAGGGGGGACTCCTCCTCCGAGAGCTCCATGTCAGACTTTTCCGAGGACGAGGCTCAGGACATGGAGTTGTAG
- the LOC133444365 gene encoding ubiquitin-conjugating enzyme E2 H isoform X2: MSYKRGILKFIKHFFAPYEEGVWKVRVDLPDKYPFKSPSIGFMNKIFHPNIDEASGTVCLDVINQTWTALYDLTNIFESFLPQLLAYPNPIDPLNGDAAAMYLHRPEDYKHKIKEYIQKYATEEALKEQEERRGDSSSESSMSDFSEDEAQDMEL, translated from the exons caCCATATGAAGAAGGTGTGTGGAAGGTTCGGGTGGATCTACCAGATAAATACCCTTTCAAATCACCATCAATAG gatTCATGAATAAAATCTTTCATCCTAACATTGATGAAGC GTCAGGAACTGTGTGTTTAGACGTCATTAACCAGACATGGACAGCTCTGTATG ACCTCACCAACATCTTTGAGtcgttcctccctcagctgctTGCCTACCCCAACCCCATCGATCCTCTGAACGGGGATGCCGCCGCCATGTACCTGCACCGGCCAGAGGACTATAAACACAAGATCAAAG AGTACATACAGAAGTATGCCACAGAGGAGGCTCtaaaggagcaggaggagcgcAGGGGGGACTCCTCCTCCGAGAGCTCCATGTCAGACTTTTCCGAGGACGAGGCTCAGGACATGGAGTTGTAG